The genomic window CCATTAAAGACAGTAGCTATAAAGACAAGACTGCAGCCGGCACAGTGATGAAGCAGCGGAAGAGAGggagacggtgtgtgtgtgtgtgtgtgtgtgtgtgtgtgtgtgtgcgtgatttaaaataaataaataaaagaaacactTGGGTgtaacagagaggagaggctgaGCCTAAAGCAGAGGAGACAGGAGCACAGTgaggtaggaggaggaggaggaggaggaggaggagaaagagtcaaagagagtgaagagagagggagagagagacatcagagCGTGGAGCAGGTTCTTTCTGAAGCCCTCGCACTCAGACCCAGCAAACATGCCTAACTTTGCCGGCACCTGGAAGATGAAGAGCAGTGAGAATTTTGATGAACTTCTTAAAGCCCTGGGTAAGccacctctctgctctctctgttttgtttttttttgacccTCTTTTTCCTCAGTCAGAGCTACACCCCTGCATGAGGTTGATTATCCACCGTGCCCATCCAGACAGAAGGTTTTTTCCTTGTCGTTTAAGAATGACATGTCTGACTTTCAACAACATCATATTGTTCGGAGAAGCTCACTGGGAACAGGAGGCAATGATCAGGGAGATGCTGCTGGAGGGAATCCCCTCTCCTCTACAGGAGATAAGAAACACTGGATGCTAGATTCCAGTCTAAACAGACATGGTATTGTTacatgcagagaggaggagagggggggcaCAACATTATTCATGTTAAGCGTTTAAGTAGGGCATGCATTAGCCATGCCAGGGGAGGTCTCCGGAGCCCAGTGTTGTTCCcttgtctcttgtttttttttcattcttaacTGATGGTTGTGATGGTTTAGATTTAGACCAGTTTAACTGGGTCATTCAATTGTGCTGCAGCATTTTGTCACGCCGGGACTGTTTGAAGCAGACAGGGCGCTGCAAAAGGCTGAGTGTCTGCAGAATAATGTAGAAATCTTCAGGGAGAAGCCCCACTGTGAGCATGTACAGAGGagaagctccagcagctctCCGGGAAGTTTTGACATGGAACTGGATTACAGTCCCAACTTTTTACTTGTAAATATTTCCAGGTTCAGCACAAAGTGGACAGATTAAGCTGAAGCTATCTGTGCTGCAATGAAGCAGGGTGAATATTACTGTAGCTGGCTACAGGCTGCAACAAATAAAGCTAAAGATGCTGCTGGTTTTGgtggtaaaataataaaaaaagagtaaaGACGCTAAGCTCTCCAACTCTGAGTTAAGGCTTCATGGTAATAACTTTGGTGGGATTTCTGGAATGTTCACGCAGTCATCTTTGACCTCAGGTTACTATTAAGGCAAGTCCATGAAGACATGGTGGCAACACAAGTGGATGCACCACAAAGTGGCCTCTTTGTTATTTATGTTTAAATGGACATTTGACCACAAATGTCCATTTAAACATAAATACTCCATAAGTAATTGACTTTGGCCTCATTGCAGAATTACTGCAATAACTTGAACTGTATTTTCCTGGAGTCATTGACCATACCTTCAAAGATCACCAAATAATCTcgtaatcttaatcttaatctgaatctgaatctgaatctaattcttaatcttaatcttaatcttaatcttaatcttaatctaattCTTAATCtgaatcttaatcttaatctgaatCTTAGTGACTTTCTGGAAATCTGAAAATAGGGATTTCGATGCCCACTGAACAAACTTGACCtcctttgctgttttgttttgaggtTCATAAGGCAACAGCTCCTCTGATCTAAAGTCCGAGGGGGAATCAGTCACCATCCGAGTTTAGCACCTTGTTCTTGTGCACATTACAACCACATCTGCTGGTTTAGATCAACTGTTAGCTCTGACATAAGGCTTGGGTCTTACTGtatgtgacagagagagggagcgcaATGAGTAGCCAATGTGGATTCCAGTGCGGCAGTGCCGCCACTTTCCATCAACATCTTTATAATTAACTGTTGAGGTTCCCCCTGCAGTAGGAGGGTCTGGTATGTCCAGAGTCTGTGCTGATTGAACAGAACCATATGAACCGATGAGACTCGGAGCTCCAAGACTGAGAGCAAGCCTTACCATTACAAAAAATTAAATACACATATAAAGCAACAGAAATGCAGTTTAAAGGCGACATTTGAGCACATGCACCTGTAAGAACTTTACAATCGTGTCCAAAACATGTAGAAAGTGTCACCTCTTTGTGAGTAAGGACAGACTGCTGGGCTCAGTGATGCTCATGCATATTTAATGCTATAAAAACACATGGTGTGATCCCTCAGATCATGGGTGGGGTCGAGTAAGCTGTCCCACTAATATGGTTTTAATCCTGGGTTTTGACCAAGAACACACCACAAAGGCTTTAGGGTAGGAGTTCTCCTTTATAAGTCATTTTGGATCCTTTTAAGTTATTGTTAAATTCACCTTTTGATGTCAGTTAATAATCATGGGTGCAGCCCCTGTTGTCTAACCAACGTGCCAGATGGCCTTGTACAGTCAAAGCAGCCATGCCAAAGTCTCACCACAAACCACATGCAGGCTCACCATCGGACAAAGGGGCAGAGCCCGAGCTGACCTCTCCTGACATCTTCTGGAGTTGCTTTTCTTTTGCCTTCCGGACACGGCCAAATAATTCCTTTTGTGGATCTCAGTGCCAAAATTCCACAGATTTCTCCCAGTTTTGAAGAATAGTTGTGGTTTCTGTTGGGACCACAGACCGTTTATTGGTGCTATGTACCCCGAAACAATGCACcctgaaacatttacatttctgtCATTCTTGGTTAAAATTTAAGCAACATGCACACACGGTGATACAAAGAGACACGCAGCCAGCTTGTCTCAGGGTATTTGAGCTTCTGGGATGATAGAAGCTGGCATCAGAGCCCAGAGAGGTGGAAAGGAGGCGACAAATGACAGGAACCTCCTCTCCTGTCTTAGATATACTCCTGgttttgttatttattgtgCAAAATACAAGAAGGCACCCATGTTAACGTGTTTTTTTGTGAAGGGTGATTGGTTTTTAACACGCTGATCATAGACCACATGAAtgttgtctgtctttcttcATCTTGAGGAAGAGGTTGCCAAATCAAGGTTTGTGTTGATTAGTGGCAGTTATCATCCAACTTGAACTTTCGGTTTGCAGTGGAAGAGCAGTcctcctgtcagctgtcatttggtggcccttttccagcagcctTCTCTTTGATCCTTGGAAAACAGAGGCTATCACCTACATGCAGACCTCACCGACTTGGCTTTTGTTTGAACACCCAGATCTCTGTCTGATCTCTGCCCTGATCAGGATTATGTCCTTTCAGGAGTGAACGCCATGCTGAGAAAGGTGGCTGGGGCAGCAGCCTCCAACCCTCACGTGGAGATCCGTCAGGATGGCGAGCAGTTCTACATCAAAACCTCCACCAGTGTGCGCACCACCGAGATCAACTTCCACATTGGCGAAGAGTACGATGAAGAGACAGTGGACGGACGAAAATGCAAGGTAGACCTAACATGAATGCGTCACACTGGATGTAGGTGGATCTGGAAGAGGTTCTTATCACATCATTTGCTTTGGTTGTGTGTTCAGTCTATTGTTTCTGAAGGTTCAATGAAATATTAACAGCCCGTCACAGCTTCATCAATTGGTATCACGCTCACGTCTGAACAGAGAGATTGGGGGCAGCTTGAGTTGGGAAGGATGAGAGTttctctctgaacctcttcagGCCCTGAGGGTTGGGATCATCTCATCCTCACAcagagctccacacacacacacagacacacactgggtgAATGGTTAGGGAATTATACATTCCTGGAGCTCATAGAAAGGAGCACAGACTCCAACACTGAGACATTTACCTCATCCATGCAGGCTGTACCTTTAGATAAAACGGACGAGGCAGCTCTATTGTTGGGTTTGATAACATCTATGTGAAAACAGGATTTCTTCCCAAAAGCTGAGCTCCACCTGTGATTTTAATCAGTGTGAAAGCACAAAAAACATAACTCCTCTCTtccatctgctgctcatctAATGAACACTTATctacaatatataaatataataggGAGGCGTCAAAGCTGATATATATGTGCTGTGTTATTCAGCATATGGGAGAATCAGCGGTGAACTGTGGGGCACGTTGCAGCAAAATGAAATCTAAATTGGATCAATGAGTAAAACAATCATGCATTCATCCTCTGGAAGGCTCACAGCTGTTTATCAGCCTGTGCCTATAGCAACCAGGGGCTGAGCAGGAGAGAACAACACATTGTCTGGATACAAACATGATGCCATTTCGTCAGCGTGTTGTCATGTCAGGAGTCAGGTGGAGTAAAGTTTCTTGGTTTTATAACCTCTAAAAAAGGTAGAACTGCTGATCAATGTTAATtactctaaaaaaacaaaagaaggatGAAACGTGAGGTTTGAAGCCAGAAATCCTTCAGAGAGTGAATCTCAGAAAGAACATGACTTTTGGAGAGCTGTGCTGCGGTATATCTtcccgcctgtgtgtgtgtgttgcagtgagtTATATAACTGATGCAAGACAGGTAGTAGCTGACAGTAAAACTTGTCGAGCTTCTTGAACCACTGCATGAATTTAGAGCTTTAGGGAGGCTGTTACCtctatttcaatcatgagagactcagcgaactgaatgagaaagaatttattaatactatagtagacctggtggtggtgtagaagcaggagagcaggagagaggaggccttgaactgcatggatcgggaggtgcttggggtggaggagggttgccggattcgatcaggaggcggctggagaagagacagaggcttttacatttcttgctacgctatgattgggcaggagagggacagatccacagctgattggtgagggaggtgccatctattaaacacctgactatgtgggaggccactagagggagtgcagtgCGGAGAAagagagtgcgaggatggtggagagggaagcggatagagataagaggtggatgatgtgaaatagagtcttcatgactgaacttacgctgagagctacatttctaTTGCAACAGGTGTTATCGTGGTGACAGCTAGTGTTGCATGGTGCAGGTTTCAGCTGGCTGATCTCACAGCATAAGCTCTGCATTAACGTCCCTTTATTTTCTTGCTTTCTCTCCCAAATGCATAGACACACACGTCTGGTTCTGATTTGATTTGCATATGACTGAAATGTTACCCTCTCTGAAATTCTTTCCAATAGAACAACTGTAATATTCATGCTTGTGGTGAGAGAAGACATTCTGCACATTATTGAAGGAAAATGTGTAATTGTGTGCATGCAACACATAATTCAGCCAGAAGCCTGGGaaactgtggatctgtgttTTCTCCAAACCACAATGCCCTTGTTGGTGTCCAATAAGAGTTCTGTCTATATCACTAGAGTTAACACACAGAATATCAGCAGATTTCTGGTGTTTTCACTTTTGAACTGAATGTTTCAGGCAGTGAGAGCAGACACGACCTATTTCGGATAGAGACAGCGCggctccttctgtctgagccctGGGGCATGCTGGGTACTGGGCAGGGCTAGACGGTTCCCAGTGTGGCTTTTCACCACATGAAGCCTCTTTTCTATGAAGCCAGACAGTCAAGTTGTCATCATACATTTCTCacatgcgtttttttgtttgGGTTGCTGAAACATCATCACATCCTTATAATACAGTGCAGTCAGAGGGCAGAGATTCTGCCCACAAAGATACCCCCAAGCGGTTTAACCCCCAACATGTTACTGGGCTCAGTGTTATAAATACAGTCCTGCACCTCTAGGGAAACAGCAAAATCATGGTTCAAAGCATGCACCAACGTGTCTTTTATGCAGTACATAAAGAACGGAAACATTTAATTGTGAGCTCTACATCTTACAAACCAGTTTTTAAATATATTCTTCaaactgcagatcagccaaaaaCTTGCTGAATTTTTGTTACATGGCTGCTGGTCACAAGTGAGTCACGTATGGCTTCTTATTTGTATCGAGAAGTGcagaattttgtgttttttacagattctttataatgaaaataatgaatTTTTGGCCATTTTTTAATCGAGACATGTGAGGAGTGTCATGATTTTGGGTTCAGACCACAGAATACTTGATGTATTCAGGGACCATGGGAAAGTTTAAAGCCCTGCCTTTTCTTATTGGGCTACAATGAGTGGTGTGAGAGGTGTTGAAGTTTGGAGTTCAAAAGGGTTAAAGATTTGCTAATGCATCAGTGTTAGAATTCCtcctggagtttttttttcatccttctGAGCAGCCACATCTCATTATGACTTTTCCTCTGTGCTGAATCCCtgctactctctctctctcctccgtgACTCTGAGACATCCCATCACTTTCTTCTTCCTACGAGTGAGAAGAGTCTGTCTGATCCCACCACACTAGCACAGATTAACTGGAGCTTTTTAACCTTGTGGCGGTGTTAATCAGCCCTCTGCTCTTCGCCAGGCACAGATCAGTGTGTAATCCCCTTAACTGCGGGTGCAGCCGGCCTGAGCCAAAAAAAACCCACTTAGCCAACCTGCTCCACCTGAGAGTCCGCCAACACCCTGCAGACAACAATGAGCCTGTTGCATGAGTGATAAGTTTTGAAACTTGGAGACTGTGATGTCAGTGACCAAACTGTGGAAGGAGGATAAGTCCTAAAGCACAATGACAGTGTGATTTAACGTAAAAAACTTTAAACCAGAAAATAAGACCGAGCCCAAACAAGACAGAGCAAAACCAGTGGTGTGGATTTGTTTCGTGTGAACAAGTTTAAAACTGTGAGAATTTGTCTGTGACCAATCCATCCAAGTCAGAGCCTGAGACTGATGCTAGTGCTGAAACAAAGCCGTGGCTAATTGACTCTCTGGGCTCGGGGTTTATTAGGACAAAACTCAGGCTGTGGAAAAGCCCCGCTGTTCCTCAGCTTGGCAAAGACTGTCAACAGCCGCCTGCAGGGAACCACGGCGGCTTCCCCTACCTTTATACGGTGATTAACATTTGCACTCCGAGAACCTTGAGGCCACAAAACTGAAAACTGCTAAAAACGAAACAAACCCAGCATCAAACAGAATTATTTAGGAAACACAAGCATAGAATCAAATGTATGTCTACTGAAGGCCAGCTGGTTTGGTACATGCTgaagtttgacagtgatgatgatctTATGAAGTAATGAAATATATGAGGTCGGCTAATGGAGCCTACAAGCAGAACAAAAGACTCACCTCTGTCCTCATCACTGATGAATGTTAAGTCTCTGATAGGCCATTTATATCAGTTACTTAGGAGAAATTTGTCAAAGTCTAACTAATCCCATTAGTCATTAttgttttatgtattatttttatgtattggAATATTATTGTAGTGAATCAGTAGATACAGACCCTGTCCGACCCAAACGCTGAGAGAGGTCtgtatatatttctattttcatTCTGCTGAATCATTAGATATTGATTATTAATGTCTGGGCACATATAGATGAACATATAGATGTTGGAGCCTGGCAGCAGGGATTAGCTCCCATACTGAAGCTGGCCGTTGATGCTGGACGATAAGAGCTACTGCACAAAAGATGTTCCAGCTCATCCTGAAACGTGTCGGCTGTGGATGAGATCAGGGCTCCGTGAAAGCACTAAAACATGCCTGTAgcatcaacatgtttgtgtcttcACTGTCTATTCCAACAACAACCCAGCCACTGCTGCGCTGTAGAAGTCATCCAACAATCGAACTGCATGATGATGTGGATACAACACTTTCC from Parambassis ranga chromosome 19, fParRan2.1, whole genome shotgun sequence includes these protein-coding regions:
- the crabp1a gene encoding cellular retinoic acid-binding protein 1a — translated: MPNFAGTWKMKSSENFDELLKALGVNAMLRKVAGAAASNPHVEIRQDGEQFYIKTSTSVRTTEINFHIGEEYDEETVDGRKCKSLATWETENKIYCKQTLVDGDGPKTYWSRELIGDELILIFGADDVVCTRVYIRE